A region from the Hippoglossus hippoglossus isolate fHipHip1 chromosome 16, fHipHip1.pri, whole genome shotgun sequence genome encodes:
- the has1 gene encoding LOW QUALITY PROTEIN: hyaluronan synthase 1 (The sequence of the model RefSeq protein was modified relative to this genomic sequence to represent the inferred CDS: inserted 1 base in 1 codon), with the protein MMELKPLLKKLGSIIRAILTFLFALVVLGVMVWAYVDGFQLATSTYGIISFGFYGLLLSLHVLFQSFFAFIEHRRMKARTKPCTLTKTIGFTISAYQEDPTYLRECLNSIRALKYPPELLRIIMVVDGNSDDDQYMMDMFREVFKDQDPGCYVWRNNYHTWDPTQAQQDEEMAMGSMWDPDYVVGEDPQRKEVEHLIQSKRCVCIMQKWGGKREVMYTAFKALGSSVDYIQVCDSDTKLDPLATIELCKVLESNPKYGAVGGDVMILNLKESYISFMSSLRYWMAFNIERSCQSFFNCVSCISGPLGLYRNDLLQQFLESWYNQRFLGTHCTFGDDRHLTNRMLSMGYATKYTARSKCYTETPAQFLRWLNQQTRWTKSYFREWLYNAMWWHKHHLWMTYESIISGIFPFFVTATIIQLFWNGTLWDILWILCCIQLIGLVKAAYACILRRDMVMVFMSLYSALYMTSLLPAKYFAIITMNKSSWGTSGRRKMVGNYIPLLPLSVWAAILLGGLGYTIYKESHMDWFAPAKIQXDSVFGLWLRGLHMLLDAYDISLLGMVPQVM; encoded by the exons ATGATGGAGCTGAAACCTTTGTTGAAGAAGCTGGGCTCAATAATCCGTGCCATCCTCACCTTCCTCTTCGCTCTGGTGGTCCTGGGTGTGATGGTGTGGGCCTACGTCGACGGCTTCCAACTGGCGACCTCCACGTATGGAATCATCTCCTTTGGTTTTTATGgactgctcctctccctccacgtGCTGTTCCAGAGCTTCTTCGCCTTCATTGAACACCGGCGAATGAAAGCCCGCACAAAACCGTGCACCTTGACCAAGACCATTGGCTTCACCATATCGGCCTATCAGGAGGACCCCACCTATCTCAGAGAGTGCCTCAACTCCATCAGGGCTCTCAAGTATCCCCCTGAGCTGCTGCGCATCATCATGGTGGTGGACGGGAACTCAGACGATGACCAATATATGATGGACATGTTCAGAGAGGTTTTCAAAGACCAAGATCCTGGCTGTTATGTGTGGAGGAACAACTACCACACATGGGACCCCACCCAGGCCCAGCAAGACGAGGAAATGGCCATGGGCTCAATGTGGGATCCTGATTATGTTGTAGGAGAGGatccacagagaaaagaggTAGAGCACCTGATCCAGAGCAAGAGATGTGTGTGCATTATGCAGAAATGGGGCGGCAAGCGGGAGGTGATGTACACGGCGTTCAAAGCACTTGGATCCTCAGTTGACTATATACAG GTGTGTGACTCAGACACTAAGCTGGACCCTCTGGCCACTATTGAGCTGTGTAAGGTGCTGGAGAGTAACCCCAAGTACGGTGCCGTGGGAGGAGACGTGATGATCCTCAACCTGAAAGAGTCCTACATCAGCTTCATGAGCAGCCTGAGGTACTGGATGGCTTTCAACATCGAAAGGTCCTGCCAGTCCTTCTTCAACTGTGTGTCCTGCATCAGTGGGCCTCTGG GTCTGTACAGGAACGATCTCCTCCAGCAGTTTCTGGAGTCTTGGTACAATCAGAGGTTTTTGGGAACTCACTGCACATTCGGCGACGACAGACATCTCACAAACCGAATGCTGAGCATGGGCTACGCCACCAA ataCACGGCTCGCTCCAAGTGCTACACGGAGACACCTGCTCAGTTCCTGCGCTGGCTCAACCAGCAGACTCGCTGGACAAAATCGTACTTCCGTGAGTGGCTCTACAACGCAATGTGGTGGCACAAGCACCACCTCTGGATGACCTACGAGTCCATCATCTCAGGTATTTTCCCCTTCTTCGTCACCGCCACCATCATCCAGCTGTTTTGGAACGGCACGCTGTGGGACATCTTGTGGATCCTGTGCTGCATCCAGCTGATTGGGCTGGTGAAAGCGGCGTACGCCTGCATCCTGCGCAGAGACATGGTGATGGTGTTCATGTCCCTCTACTCGGCTCTGTACATGACGAGCCTGCTGCCTGCAAAGTATTTCGCCAtcatcaccatgaacaagagCAGCTGGGGGACGTCAGGCAGGCGAAAGATGGTGGGGAACTacatccccctcctccctctgtcggTGTGGGCAGCCATCTTGTTAGGTGGGCTCGGTTACACAATCTACAAGGAGAGTCACATGGACTGGTTCGCTCCAGCCAAGATTC GAGATTCAGTTTTTGGTCTTTGGCTCCGTGGCCTACATATGCTACTGGATGCTTATGATATTTCTCTATTGGGCATGGTTCCGCAGGTTATGTAG